The region GAGCGTGTACTGGTCCTTCAGGAAGACCGTCGCGACCTGGTCGGAATGCGCGGCATCCGGATGGCGGCGAGAGGTGACCATGATCGCATCGGCATGGGCGCCGTAGGAGATCACAGTTGCGTCCTTGGTCAGGCGGGCGGTTTCGCCGTCTACTTCGATCGCGCAGATGGAATTGCGCAGGTTGCCGCCGATACCCGCTTCGCTGGTTGCCGAGGCAATCAGAAGCTGCTCGTCGCAAATGCGCTTCTGGAAGGCTTCATGCCAGCTGCTTCCGACCGCGTAATCCGCAAGACTCGCGATCTGGATCTGGTGCATGGCGTAGGTCATGGCCGTCGCGGCGCAGGCCTGGCCCAGAATCGCGCAGATATCGGCGATCTCGGTCAGGTTCACGCCCTCCCCGCCGAATTCCGGACGGATCATGATGCCCATCAGGCGTTCGGCCTTGAGTGCCTCCATGCCCTCGGAAGGAAACCGGCCTTCGATATCCACCTTGTCGGCAAACCCGGCCGCTATCTTGGCAGCCCGTTTTGCCCGCTCGGTCAGGCCCAAAGCGGTGATCTTGCTGGCGGCGGTCATGGGTCAGGCCGCCTGCTCTTTGAGGATTTCGCTCAGAGCCGCTTCGATCGCTTCCACGGAAGAGAAGGACTTGCGGTTGAGGAATTGCTCCGGAAATTCGATGTCGAATTCTTCTTCCAGGGCGAGCATGACCTGGACCGATGCAAAGGAAGACAGGCCTGCATCGTAAAGATCTGCTCCGTCGCCCACGGAATCTATAGCAACCGGCAAGTTACCGTGTTTCGCCAGGAGGGTCCGAATAGTCTGTTTCATGTCGATCCTTGCCACTTATCTTTACCGGCTCAAGATGAACCTCTGATTGCGCTCCGACCGCCATGTAGCACAAAAAACAATAAACTGCGCTTAAGGGGTATGGTAAAAAATTACGAAACCTAATTTATTAAATTTTATTAAGTTAATGCTTGATGAATGCTTCTGGCAAGCAACCAACTGCAGGCAAATGCAATGCTTTTCCCGGCTGTCGCCAGGTCGACGCCTGTCCCCATGGAAATGCGATCTCAAATCATCCGGCTCAGCACGCCGTCCCGGCGCACGATGCCGTGATAGAGGGCCGCGCCAATATGCATCAGGACGGCGGCCGTGAACAGCAGTCCCAAAGTTTCGTGAACCGTGAACAGTTGCTCCGAAAGCTCGCGGTTCTTCTCGACGATCGCGGGCATGGTGAAAAGGCCGAAGACGGAGATCTGCGCTCCATAGGCGGAGGTGGCCACCCAGCCGATGAACGGATTGACCAGCAGAAAGCCATAGAGGAAGGCGTGGGTCGACTTGGCCGCATATTGCTGCCAAAGCGGCATTTCGGCCGGCAGGGGCGCAGGCTTGTGCGTGAGACGGTATCCCAGACGGATGACCGTCAGGACCATCAGCACGACACCGACCGATCGGTGGAAGTCGAAAAGCTGGTTCTGTAGCGGACCGCTGCTGATCCGGATCATGGTCAGTCCGGCAGGCACCATGGCCAGAACCAGGATTGCCGTCAGCCAGTGAATAATGCGTGCCGTCAGGCCATAGCGTGCGTCACTCTCAGCCATTCCAATGCCCCCTCTTGCCAATTCACCATAGCGTTCGATACCGACCATGGCTCATTCAATACGACCGTTCCGGTTCCCTTGAAGCGGGTTTACGGGAAAGCCGCGAAATCGATATGGCCGACCGTGACGGACAACCGTCGGGCGGCGATTTGCCCCTGGCGGTCCTGCCACCATGCCTCCAGCGCAGCCTCTTCGAGCCCGGCCCGCCGGCCGACCCGCACCCAGCCGCTGAGGAACTCCCGCAGGAAGCCGTCCGAACCCGGACCTGTCCGCCAGTCGGATGTCCCCCGGACCACGCGGTAACCCATTGCTTCAAACAACTCAATCGCCCTGTCGGCGGCGTCCGGCCCAAGGGCCGGCCCGAAGCCCTTGTCGGTTCTCTGGTCGTCGTTCAGCGCCCTGCACAGGTCAGTGTCCAATGCAGCCGGTGGTTTGAATTCTGCCCGGCCGTCATAGGTCAGGCTCGCCAGAAACGGCTTTCCGGCCTTCACCAGTTGACCGGCGAGCCGCCTGAGAAAGTCTTCGGAAACGAGATCCAGGAAAGCTGACGTGGTGACCGCGTCCACATCAGCGAACGGCAGGGTTTCCAGGTCACTTGCAAGGTCGACCTGACGGAGGGCCACCCGTCCCGGCGCGGCCTCCCGCCAGCGCAGCCCTGCTACCTCGAGCAAGTCCGGATCATGGTCGCTCAGCAGCCAGCAGGCCCGCTGGCGAAACTTGTCGTCAAGCGCGGCTGGCGTCGACCCCGCGCCGCTGGCGAGGTCCAGGATGCGAACGGGGCCTGCCGGCAGGCGGTCCAGGAAAGCGGCCTCCACATCGCCATTTCTGGCGGCAAGATCGAGCGGTTCGCGCAGGGCAAGCCATTGGGATGAGAACCCGCTCATTCTGCAACCTCCCGCAACATTCCGGCAAATTGCGCGGCGGCGTCCTGCCAGGTGGGAAGAACTGCGGCGGCAATACGTGCCGCGTCGGTCATTCGCACCCGTTCGGCCTGGTCACAGATCACAAGCTTCAATGCCTCCTGAAGCGCATCTACATTTCCGGTTCCGCAATAGATCGCGGCGTCCTTCGGCAAGGTCTCCCTGACGGCACCGCCACCGCTGCCAATGACCGGCAACCCGTAGGCCAGGGCTTCGGTATAGGCCATCCCGTATCCCTCGTAGCGGCTGGCGAGCACGAAGATATCGGCCCGTTGGTAAAAGCCGGCAAGGTCAGCCGGCCTGACCGCTCCGCGAAAGGTGACCCGCGCGGCAAGATCGAGATCCTGCGCCTGCCGCAACAGGGCGCGATAGCAGGCAGGATCGGCTTCCAGTCCTCCGACGATTTCCAGGTGCCAATCCAGATCCGCCAGCCCGGCAAGCGCCTCCAGCAGCAGGTCGTAGCCCTTGCGGGGCACGACGGTGCCGACCGAAAGCAGTCTCGCGGTTCCGGACGGCCGGCGCTCGAAGGCGTCGGGCTTCGGCGTTCCGGGAAAAACCACGGCGATCTTGTCCGCCGGGACGCCGATCAGGTCGCTGACCTGCCGCGCCGTCGCCGGGCTGGTCACGATGACCTGCCGGGCATGTGCCAGCGCTTCGGTTTCGCTCACCAACAAGGCATTTTCCCGGTCTTCAGCAAGGCCGTTCTCCTGACACAGCGGATGATGAACAAGGGCGACCAGCGTCAGATGCTCCGATATCGCCGCGGCGGCCTCCGGCATCACGCCCAGGGCCAGGCCGTCGACGACCACGAGCGCCCCTTTCGGAAGCGCGAGAAGTTTCCGCTGCGCGCCGGCCAGTGTCGCGGCCGACGGGAAGGGAAACCCCTCTCCCAGGGAGAGCAGTTCTACCCGCCAACCGAGCTCGCGCAGGCCGGCAACGATATTCCGGTCGTAACCGTAGCCGCCGGTCGGCGTATCGATGTCGCCCGGATAGGCGAACCAGAGCCTTTGCATTGTCTCCTCAGATCCCGGCTTCATACCAGGCACGGGCCACATGGGACTCCGAAATGGTCACGCGGATCGCGCTGAGCTCGGATCCCGGCCGGCCCAGGCGGTCGTCGCGCGCACTCCGGGCCAGGTGATCGTGAATGTGTTTGGTCAGGAATTCCGTGGTCGTGTTGACGCCGGCAAACTCCGGCATGGCGTCGAGGTTCTTGTAGTTCAGCGGCTCCAGGACCTGTTTCAACGCCTCGTGGGCGCGGCCGATATCTATCACCACGCCGTTCTCATCCAGCGTTTCGGCCAGAAAGGCAGCATCGATGACAAAGGTCGCACCGTGCAGCGCCTGGGCCGGGCCGAAAAGCTCTCCCTTGAAGGAATGAGCGATCATCACGTGGTCACGGACTTCAACAGCAAACATATCTCGGGGTCCTGAAATTTCTGATTGAAAGGTGGTGGCCGGTCAGTCTGGTGCCCCGTCATACAGGACGAGCGCGGCCAGTACATCTGACGACCGGTTCAACAAATCGGGAAGTCGGTCCGGCAGGTCGTGGAAGGAAACCCGGTGACTGAGCAGCCGGTCCAGAGCCGGATCCGTCAGCAGGGATACGGCCAGCTCGAGCCGGCGGCGGTATGTCCAGCGCGACTGCCGTTCCGCGGCGATGGTTCCCACCTGGCTGGAGACGAGCTTCAGCCGCCTGGAATGGAAGTCCGCCCCCAGGGGCGCCAGAACCCTGGTGGTGCCATACCAGCTCATTTCGATGACCGAAGTGCCGTCGCCAGCGGCGGCAAGGGCGGTTGCGAGGCCGTCCGGCGTTGCACTAGTGTGGAAGACGAGATCCTGCCCCCCGGTGCATCCGGAGGAAGCGCGAATGCCAGGCCGAGGGCGCCGGCAAGGGCGGCCCGGCGCTCGTTCAAGTCGACCAGCGTCACCCTGGTGCCTGGAATCCGGCTGCCAAGATATGCCGTCAAAAGGCCGACCACACCGCCGCCGACCACGCAGATGTGATCCCCGGGTGATGGTTTTCCGTCCCATATAGCGCTAATTGCCGTTTCCATGTTCGCTGCCAGGACGGCTCTTTGCGCCGGCACGCCGTCGGGAACGGGAACGCAGGATGCCGAGGGGAGGGTGAAGACGCTTTGATGGGGAAAGAGCGAGAATACGATACGGCCGGTGAGGTCGGGATCGCCATCGATGACCCGGCCCACATTGGCATAACCATATTTGACCGGATGGGGAAAGTTTCCGGCCTGGAAAGGGGCTCGCATACGTTGCCACTCGCTCTCAGGGACTTCGCCACGGAATACCAACCGCTCCGTTCCGCGGCTGATACCGCTGAACAGCGTCCGCACCAGAACTTCACCGGCTTGCGGCGCGCTGCATCCGACAGATTCGATTGCGCATTCCTCAACGCCGGTATACCAGAGCGCCTCAGAATTGCCTGTGTCGCGTGTCACTGCCGCGTCCGTGCTCATGCCGTAGCGTCCCCGTTCATCACATTGCCACCCAAATACGTCAGGGCATTCTGACATGCGCACTATTGCGATCATGGCCCTGATTGGAAGTCAAAAAAATGTTCAAGGTCTTTGACATGCCGATACCCGCCGAGACATCCGCACGCATGACCGCAAGGCGCATCTTCTTCGCCGGCTTGCTGATAACCAGTTTCGCCGGCCTGTGCGCGCTGATGGCCGCAACGCTGTCGCCGGGCGGCTATGGGGCGCTCGATGTCTTCATCCTGCTGTGTTTCATGGTTACCCTGCCCTGGACCATCATCGGCTTCTGGAATGCGGTCATCGGGCTTGTGGTCATGCGGTTTGCCGCAGATCCGATCAGGAAGGTATGCCCGATTGAGACGGGCGATGCGCGCAGCCCCCTGACGAGTTCCACCGCCCTGCTCTCCTGCACCCGGGACGAAGACACGGAAAGCCTGGAAACAAACCTCGGCACCATGGTTTCGCACCTCATCCGGGCAGGCCAGGCGGATCATTTCACGCTCTACGTTCTCAGCGATACCTCCATGGAGGATATCGCCGACGAGGAACAGCAGATGGCGGCCCGCCTTGCCGCGCGGTTCCAGGGCCAGGTGGAGATCGTCTGCCGGCGGCGGCCGCAGAACACCGGCTACAAGGCCGGCAATATCGAGGATTTCTGTGACCGCTGGGGCGACAGGCATGATTATGCCCTGGTGCTGGATGCCGACAGCTACATGTCCGCCGGGGCGATCATCGGCCTGGTGAAGCGCATGGAAGCCAACCCCAAGCTGGGCATCCTGCAGAGCCTTGTCGTCGGGTTGCCGACCGACAGCGCCTTTGCGCGGATCTTCCAGTTCGGCATGCGGCTCGGCATGCGCTCCTACACGATCGGCAGCGCCTGGTGGCAGGGAGATTGCGGACCTTACTGGGGCCACAACGCAATCCTGCGCCTGAAGCCGTTCAAGGAACACTGCCGACTGCCGGTCATGCCGGGCAAGGGGCCGCTGGCGGGGGCGATCCTCTCCCACGACCAGGTGGAAGCCGTGTTGATGCGGCGTGCAGGTTACGAGGTGCGGGTACTGCCGCTCGAGACCGGCAGCTACGAGGTCAACCCGCCCCATCTGCTCGAATTCATCCGCCGGGACCTGCGCTGGTGCCAGGGAAACCTGCAGTACCGCCGGCTGCTGACACTGCCGGGTCTCAAGCCCGTCAGCCGTGCGCAGCTGGTGCTGGCTATCCTGATGTTCCTGGGATCTCCCGCCTGGATCGGCTTCATGAGCGCCGCCGCCATCCTCGGCATGGCAAGCGACCATACGCCGTACCGTACCGATACGGGAGTGGTTCTGTTCTTCACGATCCTGACGATGGTCTTTGCGCCCAAGCTGGCAACGGTTGCCGATGTTCTGGCGCGGTCCGACCTGCGCAAGGCCTTCGGCGGACCGGTGCGTGTGCTGATGAGCGTCGGCGCGGAGATCGTCTATGCCGCGATGCTGGCGCCGATCATGGCGGTGGCGCACACCCTGTTCATGGGCGGGCTCGTGTTCGGCAAGACGACCGGATGGGGTGCCCAGGCAAGAGGCGTCGCACGCCTGCCGGTCCTGCTCGCCATCCGCAAGCTCTGGCCGCAAACCCTGTTCGGGCTGGCCGGGCTTGCCTGGATTGCCGGGCAGCCGATCGAACTCGTCTGGCCGGTTATTCCCGTTGCCATCGGCCCGCTGCTGGCGGTGATGGTCGCCGTGGCGACCTCGACGAAAACGCTCGGGACCCTTGCGATCCGCTCGACCTTGTGGCGTATTCCCGAGGAAACCGCCCCGCCCGCCGAACTCGGCGAACTCCGCCTGGCCGCGCTGTCCGACGGGCACGTTTCGTCGGCGACGCAGGGTCTCGTCCAGGGCGACGCCAATCCTGTCGAGGCGTGATACGCCGAAACCAAGTGTGACGCCGCGTCTCCCCGGTCCGCACACGGACCTGGGGCATGGCCCTGGTTTTACCCTGATTGCAGAGCATTCAAGATTGGGGCGGGACGCTCCCGGTAGGCCGGATACGCGCGTTTCCAGGTGGTTCAGCGCGGGCCGGACCCGGCTTCCGCGCCGGTGCATCGCCGAGGGGGCGGCCTTGAGCATTCCGGCCGTCCCGGGCCGGTTCGCCATGCCGGTCTTGAATCGATTAAGCCGCGTTGGACGAGGTCAGGGGCTGGGTCAGGAGATCGAAGATCTCGCGCGCATCTGACGATCCCCGGATGCCCTTGGTCACCGAACCATCCCTGAGCTGGCGGGCGATTCTGGCAAGGGCCTTGAGATGATCGGCGCCGGCGCCTTCGGGCGCCAGCAGCAGGAACACCAGATCGACCGGCTCGTCATCGAGGGAATCGAACTCCACCGGCTTGTCCAACTTGGCAAATACGCCGACAAGGCGGTCCAGGCGGGTCAGCTTGCCATGGGGAATCGCGATGCCGTGGCCGACACCGGTAGATCCAAGGCGCTCGCGCTGGAGCAGCGTGTCGAAGATTTCCCGTTCAGAAAGACCGGTCAGCTCTGCCGCCTTGGCAGAAAGTTCCTGGATTGCCTGTTTTTTGCTTTTGGCCTTCAGCCCGGCAACGACCGCATCTTTACCCAGAAGATCACTAAGATCCATCAGTTCGCCTACAAGTTTCAGAAGCCGGCTTCCGCAAGGAAGCCGACCCTGTCCGACTCATTATTCGGCAGCCTGAGTGGCTACCAACGCCGGATCTATCCAGCCTATATTGCCATCCGACCGGCGATAGACAACGTTGACACCGCCATTTGCCGCGTTCTTGAACATGACAACAGGTGCTTCGGTCAGATCCAACTCCATGACCGCCATACCGACAGTCATTGTCTTAACTTTCGCCGAGGTCTCGGCGATCACCAGCGGATTGAAATCCACCGGCACTTCCTCGTCTTCTTCCGGTGAGGCCAGCACATAATGGGAAGCTGCCTCGAAAGCCTC is a window of Roseibium salinum DNA encoding:
- a CDS encoding acyl carrier protein; amino-acid sequence: MKQTIRTLLAKHGNLPVAIDSVGDGADLYDAGLSSFASVQVMLALEEEFDIEFPEQFLNRKSFSSVEAIEAALSEILKEQAA
- a CDS encoding cytochrome b, coding for MAESDARYGLTARIIHWLTAILVLAMVPAGLTMIRISSGPLQNQLFDFHRSVGVVLMVLTVIRLGYRLTHKPAPLPAEMPLWQQYAAKSTHAFLYGFLLVNPFIGWVATSAYGAQISVFGLFTMPAIVEKNRELSEQLFTVHETLGLLFTAAVLMHIGAALYHGIVRRDGVLSRMI
- a CDS encoding class I SAM-dependent methyltransferase, whose product is MSGFSSQWLALREPLDLAARNGDVEAAFLDRLPAGPVRILDLASGAGSTPAALDDKFRQRACWLLSDHDPDLLEVAGLRWREAAPGRVALRQVDLASDLETLPFADVDAVTTSAFLDLVSEDFLRRLAGQLVKAGKPFLASLTYDGRAEFKPPAALDTDLCRALNDDQRTDKGFGPALGPDAADRAIELFEAMGYRVVRGTSDWRTGPGSDGFLREFLSGWVRVGRRAGLEEAALEAWWQDRQGQIAARRLSVTVGHIDFAAFP
- a CDS encoding glycosyltransferase family 4 protein, with protein sequence MQRLWFAYPGDIDTPTGGYGYDRNIVAGLRELGWRVELLSLGEGFPFPSAATLAGAQRKLLALPKGALVVVDGLALGVMPEAAAAISEHLTLVALVHHPLCQENGLAEDRENALLVSETEALAHARQVIVTSPATARQVSDLIGVPADKIAVVFPGTPKPDAFERRPSGTARLLSVGTVVPRKGYDLLLEALAGLADLDWHLEIVGGLEADPACYRALLRQAQDLDLAARVTFRGAVRPADLAGFYQRADIFVLASRYEGYGMAYTEALAYGLPVIGSGGGAVRETLPKDAAIYCGTGNVDALQEALKLVICDQAERVRMTDAARIAAAVLPTWQDAAAQFAGMLREVAE
- a CDS encoding 6-pyruvoyl trahydropterin synthase family protein; the encoded protein is MFAVEVRDHVMIAHSFKGELFGPAQALHGATFVIDAAFLAETLDENGVVIDIGRAHEALKQVLEPLNYKNLDAMPEFAGVNTTTEFLTKHIHDHLARSARDDRLGRPGSELSAIRVTISESHVARAWYEAGI
- the mdoH gene encoding glucans biosynthesis glucosyltransferase MdoH translates to MFKVFDMPIPAETSARMTARRIFFAGLLITSFAGLCALMAATLSPGGYGALDVFILLCFMVTLPWTIIGFWNAVIGLVVMRFAADPIRKVCPIETGDARSPLTSSTALLSCTRDEDTESLETNLGTMVSHLIRAGQADHFTLYVLSDTSMEDIADEEQQMAARLAARFQGQVEIVCRRRPQNTGYKAGNIEDFCDRWGDRHDYALVLDADSYMSAGAIIGLVKRMEANPKLGILQSLVVGLPTDSAFARIFQFGMRLGMRSYTIGSAWWQGDCGPYWGHNAILRLKPFKEHCRLPVMPGKGPLAGAILSHDQVEAVLMRRAGYEVRVLPLETGSYEVNPPHLLEFIRRDLRWCQGNLQYRRLLTLPGLKPVSRAQLVLAILMFLGSPAWIGFMSAAAILGMASDHTPYRTDTGVVLFFTILTMVFAPKLATVADVLARSDLRKAFGGPVRVLMSVGAEIVYAAMLAPIMAVAHTLFMGGLVFGKTTGWGAQARGVARLPVLLAIRKLWPQTLFGLAGLAWIAGQPIELVWPVIPVAIGPLLAVMVAVATSTKTLGTLAIRSTLWRIPEETAPPAELGELRLAALSDGHVSSATQGLVQGDANPVEA
- the ptsN gene encoding PTS IIA-like nitrogen regulatory protein PtsN, translated to MDLSDLLGKDAVVAGLKAKSKKQAIQELSAKAAELTGLSEREIFDTLLQRERLGSTGVGHGIAIPHGKLTRLDRLVGVFAKLDKPVEFDSLDDEPVDLVFLLLAPEGAGADHLKALARIARQLRDGSVTKGIRGSSDAREIFDLLTQPLTSSNAA